A single genomic interval of Asinibacterium sp. OR53 harbors:
- a CDS encoding YicC/YloC family endoribonuclease, which translates to MLYSMTGYGRAEQTLVDKTFLIEVRSLNGKQFDLRLNIPALLKPFEFDIRNLLNEGLQRGSVECVITIKQNGASKPVTINTDLAKAYYQPVSELANELKLPHGDILSTILKLPDVITPSTETLSDEEWKSFERLMKAAIGDLNEHRKDEGKSLEADLLLRIANIEAQQQAIQALEPKRRAKIKEGLVKVLEDNVGKDNYDPNRMEQELIYYIEKIDISEEQVRLKNHCDYFRTILEEKDISKGKKLSFILQELGREINTTGSKAYDSQMQQCVILMKDELEKAKEQVLNVL; encoded by the coding sequence ATGTTGTATTCCATGACAGGTTATGGCAGGGCTGAACAGACCCTGGTCGACAAAACTTTTCTTATCGAAGTCCGTTCACTGAACGGCAAACAGTTTGACCTCCGGTTGAATATCCCGGCGCTGTTAAAACCTTTTGAATTCGATATACGCAATTTGCTGAATGAAGGGTTGCAAAGAGGAAGTGTGGAATGTGTGATCACCATCAAACAAAACGGTGCGTCCAAACCTGTTACCATCAATACCGATCTGGCCAAAGCTTATTACCAGCCCGTATCGGAACTGGCCAATGAGCTGAAACTCCCGCACGGAGACATTCTCAGCACGATCCTGAAACTACCCGATGTCATCACCCCTTCTACTGAAACACTGAGCGATGAAGAGTGGAAAAGCTTTGAACGTTTAATGAAAGCTGCCATCGGCGATCTCAATGAGCACCGCAAAGACGAAGGCAAATCGCTTGAGGCCGACCTGCTCCTGCGGATTGCCAATATAGAAGCGCAACAACAAGCCATTCAGGCCCTGGAACCCAAGCGGAGAGCAAAGATCAAGGAAGGATTGGTTAAAGTGCTGGAAGACAATGTGGGGAAAGACAATTATGATCCCAACCGCATGGAACAGGAACTGATCTATTATATTGAAAAAATCGACATCAGCGAAGAACAGGTGCGACTGAAAAACCATTGCGATTATTTCCGTACGATACTGGAAGAAAAAGATATCAGTAAAGGGAAAAAGTTATCGTTCATATTGCAGGAACTCGGAAGAGAGATCAATACCACCGGTTCCAAAGCCTACGACTCACAGATGCAGCAATGTGTGATACTGATGAAAGATGAGCTGGAGAAGGCCAAGGAACAGGTATTGAATGTGTTGTAG
- a CDS encoding gliding motility lipoprotein GldH, with the protein MNKLPILLVALGLLLLQACDTLDVYEKMAFFPQHEWKSSQKPGFSFQIEDTTSTYNIYVVIRHEDAYRYNNIWLNVITQAPLDTARTQMLNLTLANNAKGWLGAGMGDVFDHRILITRHPVKLKKGNYVFTLQQAMREDPLQYVLNAGIRVEKTKP; encoded by the coding sequence TTGAACAAACTCCCCATATTGCTGGTTGCCCTGGGCCTTTTGTTATTGCAGGCCTGCGATACACTGGATGTTTATGAAAAGATGGCTTTTTTCCCGCAACATGAATGGAAAAGCAGCCAGAAACCCGGGTTCAGCTTTCAAATAGAAGATACTACATCGACTTATAATATCTATGTAGTGATCAGGCATGAAGACGCTTACCGCTACAACAATATCTGGCTGAACGTAATCACACAAGCGCCGTTGGATACGGCCAGGACGCAGATGCTGAACCTCACCCTGGCCAATAATGCCAAGGGCTGGCTGGGAGCAGGTATGGGCGATGTGTTTGATCATCGCATCCTCATCACCCGCCATCCCGTGAAACTGAAAAAAGGGAATTATGTCTTCACCCTGCAACAGGCCATGCGCGAAGACCCCCTGCAATATGTACTGAATGCAGGCATACGTGTTGAAAAAACCAAGCCATGA
- a CDS encoding sensor histidine kinase KdpD, with protein MSFFRSKKLAIVTVVYWFLLLYMIAALSWWFIALEKQNKEISTIRLQELKKDDPAYFAKAVQIGEAKNRKTSQYIGEGMTFLALVVLGAVFVFRTARKQIRFVQQQQNFMMAVTHELKTPIAVTRLNLETLQRRKLDEGKQEQLISNSLQETNRLNALCNNMLLAAQLESGVNFTTQPELNFTDLLEGCIDDFKNRFPSREIKEEIEEGVYLKGEDLLLQMLVNNLVENAMKYSLPASAITVKLAASDDEVLLAVTDEGSGIPDTERKKIFNKFYRIGNENTRSAKGTGLGLYLCAKIAERHNGSISVTHNQPQGSIFTVLFQT; from the coding sequence ATGAGTTTTTTTAGATCAAAAAAACTGGCCATTGTAACAGTGGTATATTGGTTCCTGCTGCTGTATATGATAGCAGCCCTGTCGTGGTGGTTCATTGCATTGGAGAAACAAAACAAAGAGATCAGCACCATCAGGCTCCAGGAACTTAAAAAAGACGACCCTGCTTATTTTGCTAAAGCAGTACAGATCGGAGAAGCGAAGAATCGCAAAACATCACAATACATTGGAGAAGGCATGACCTTCCTGGCGTTGGTAGTATTGGGCGCCGTATTCGTATTCCGTACCGCACGTAAACAAATCCGCTTTGTACAGCAACAACAGAACTTCATGATGGCTGTTACCCATGAACTGAAAACACCCATCGCCGTTACACGTTTGAACCTGGAAACTTTACAACGAAGAAAGCTGGACGAAGGGAAGCAAGAACAACTCATCAGCAATAGCCTCCAGGAAACCAACAGGCTGAACGCCCTGTGCAATAATATGCTGCTGGCAGCCCAACTGGAATCGGGTGTTAATTTCACCACGCAACCCGAACTCAATTTCACAGACCTGTTAGAGGGCTGTATCGATGATTTTAAAAACCGGTTCCCCAGCCGCGAAATCAAAGAGGAGATAGAAGAAGGGGTTTACCTGAAAGGAGAAGACCTGCTGTTGCAGATGCTGGTCAATAACCTGGTAGAGAATGCAATGAAATATTCACTGCCTGCTTCTGCCATCACAGTGAAGCTGGCTGCATCGGATGACGAAGTACTGTTGGCCGTGACAGATGAAGGCAGCGGCATCCCCGATACAGAGCGGAAAAAGATATTCAATAAATTTTACCGCATAGGGAATGAGAATACCCGCTCTGCCAAGGGTACGGGGCTTGGATTGTACCTCTGCGCAAAAATTGCCGAACGGCACAATGGCTCCATATCTGTGACCCATAACCAGCCGCAAGGCAGTATTTTTACAGTATTATTCCAGACCTGA
- a CDS encoding response regulator transcription factor, which produces MKDHKASILLVEDEEHLHETLKLNLELEGYEVSSAFNGTEALKKVGNEYFDLIIMDIMLPEIDGISVTESIRINHNEVPILILSAKNTGSDRVLGLKKGADDYLTKPFNLEELFLRIEKLIEKNKKLQEKETVGDNYEFGGNQIDFKAQDAVAWNGERIELSRKEAMLLKLLVENKGEVVTREKILQVVWGYNVYPTTRTIDNFILSFRKYFEQDSRNPRHFHSVRGVGYKYTD; this is translated from the coding sequence ATGAAAGATCATAAAGCGAGCATATTGCTGGTGGAAGATGAAGAACATCTTCATGAAACACTCAAGCTGAACCTGGAGCTGGAAGGTTATGAAGTGAGCTCTGCTTTTAACGGCACGGAAGCCCTCAAAAAAGTAGGCAACGAATATTTTGATCTCATCATCATGGACATCATGCTGCCTGAGATCGATGGTATCAGCGTAACGGAAAGCATACGCATCAACCACAACGAAGTGCCCATATTGATCCTGAGTGCCAAGAATACGGGCAGCGACCGTGTACTGGGATTGAAAAAAGGGGCCGATGATTATCTTACCAAACCTTTTAACCTGGAAGAACTGTTCCTGCGGATTGAAAAGCTGATCGAGAAAAATAAAAAGTTGCAGGAAAAAGAAACAGTAGGGGATAACTATGAATTCGGCGGCAATCAAATCGATTTCAAAGCTCAGGATGCAGTTGCATGGAATGGAGAAAGGATTGAGCTGAGCAGGAAAGAAGCTATGTTGTTGAAGTTGCTGGTTGAGAACAAAGGAGAAGTAGTTACCCGCGAAAAAATATTACAGGTAGTATGGGGTTATAATGTATATCCCACCACCCGAACGATCGATAATTTCATCCTCAGCTTCCGGAAATACTTTGAACAGGATAGCCGGAACCCCCGCCATTTTCACTCGGTAAGGGGAGTGGGTTATAAGTATACCGACTAA
- a CDS encoding arginase family protein, whose translation MSLQTIIDFLEPVSIAQLSNDEGFRDTQLGRHIAVYDEVFPDIDNADLVLVGCGEMRGAGIQFTHTDAPDAIRNEYYKLFHWHTDVNVADIGNVKCGASLQDSYAALRMVVNELIALNKKVVILGGSHDLTMAQYAAYGPLNRIIDTVCVDARMDLDMESVLPADHFLVDLFTGTPNHLRHYTHIGFQSYFLHPQMLETIDKLRFDCYRVGKVKEHIEEMEPSIRNSELFSFDIAAIQHSHAPANYLSPNGFNGEEACTLMQYAGMSHICNSIGIYGYVTSQDVQQLTAKQISHMLWYLMDGISKGKKEAMLTERTEFNEFTMAFAEVETVFLQSKRTGRWWMQLHDGQYVACSYRDYLTAGNNDIPERWLRAAERS comes from the coding sequence ATGTCATTGCAAACGATCATAGATTTCCTGGAGCCTGTAAGTATTGCACAACTTTCCAATGATGAAGGGTTCAGAGATACCCAACTGGGTAGACATATAGCAGTATACGATGAAGTGTTCCCCGATATCGACAATGCAGATCTCGTACTCGTTGGCTGCGGAGAAATGAGGGGAGCCGGTATCCAGTTCACCCATACAGACGCACCCGATGCCATTCGTAATGAATATTATAAACTGTTTCACTGGCATACCGATGTGAATGTGGCAGATATAGGCAACGTAAAATGCGGGGCCAGTTTGCAGGACAGTTACGCCGCCCTGCGCATGGTAGTGAACGAGCTGATTGCCCTGAACAAAAAAGTAGTGATACTGGGCGGGTCGCACGACCTCACCATGGCACAATATGCTGCGTACGGGCCGCTGAACAGGATCATCGATACGGTATGTGTGGATGCGCGGATGGACCTTGATATGGAGAGCGTATTACCCGCCGATCATTTTCTGGTAGACTTGTTTACAGGCACACCTAATCATCTGCGGCATTACACGCATATTGGTTTTCAAAGCTATTTCCTGCATCCGCAGATGCTGGAAACGATTGATAAATTACGCTTCGATTGTTACCGCGTTGGAAAAGTGAAAGAACATATCGAAGAGATGGAACCTTCGATCCGCAACAGCGAGCTGTTCAGCTTCGATATCGCTGCTATACAACATTCGCATGCACCGGCCAACTACCTCAGTCCGAATGGATTCAATGGAGAAGAAGCCTGTACGCTCATGCAATATGCAGGTATGAGCCATATCTGTAACAGCATTGGCATCTATGGTTATGTAACCTCCCAGGACGTGCAGCAACTCACGGCGAAGCAGATATCACACATGCTTTGGTACCTGATGGATGGTATCAGCAAAGGCAAAAAAGAGGCCATGCTCACCGAAAGGACTGAGTTCAATGAATTCACTATGGCTTTTGCAGAAGTGGAAACGGTGTTCCTGCAAAGCAAACGCACAGGCCGCTGGTGGATGCAATTGCACGACGGACAGTATGTGGCTTGCAGTTACCGCGATTACCTTACTGCCGGTAACAATGATATTCCTGAAAGATGGCTTCGTGCTGCTGAAAGAAGTTGA